In one window of Chthoniobacterales bacterium DNA:
- a CDS encoding LysM peptidoglycan-binding domain-containing protein codes for MRRLALASCTVLFAAMVCPGLRAQTPAGDKSDHALLEALSKKIDEQNAKIDALSQQILKLEQQVSKNTRPGVMIGESPTPAPAAVNTAATTEPPKPPQTGNSHVVAKGETLTSIAKMHKVTVEELQKFNHIENDRKLQIGQTIMIPPSANSPGSPSPPPNG; via the coding sequence ATGAGACGCCTGGCCTTAGCCTCCTGCACGGTTCTTTTCGCAGCGATGGTTTGCCCGGGGCTGCGCGCCCAAACCCCCGCCGGAGACAAATCCGACCACGCGCTGCTCGAGGCTTTGTCTAAAAAGATCGACGAACAAAACGCCAAGATCGATGCGCTCTCCCAGCAGATTCTCAAACTCGAACAGCAGGTCTCCAAGAACACGCGTCCTGGAGTCATGATCGGCGAGTCTCCCACGCCGGCCCCGGCGGCGGTTAACACTGCCGCGACGACGGAGCCCCCGAAACCTCCGCAAACCGGGAACAGCCACGTCGTTGCCAAAGGCGAAACCCTGACGTCGATCGCGAAAATGCACAAGGTGACCGTGGAGGAATTGCAGAAGTTCAATCACATCGAGAACGACCGGAAGCTCCAGATCGGCCAGACGATCATGATTCCGCCTTCTGCGAATTCGCCAGGCTCGCCCTCGCCTCCTCCGAACGGTTAG
- a CDS encoding ubiquitin-like protein UBact gives MPERVQKPPVPWGPKPGDGDGPKSPDITRPDTRDLLQKMRKVDPNQSKRYRQRTGQ, from the coding sequence ATGCCTGAGCGGGTCCAAAAACCTCCGGTTCCCTGGGGCCCGAAACCGGGAGACGGGGATGGCCCCAAGTCGCCTGACATCACGAGGCCGGACACGCGGGACCTCCTGCAAAAAATGCGCAAGGTGGACCCAAACCAGTCCAAGCGCTATCGCCAGCGAACGGGTCAATAA
- a CDS encoding proteasome subunit alpha — protein sequence MEPPALELDQNSSGASDDFPTLLRRRGLIAGAPPPMASGTAANPAWVPTQATTILAFKFQGGVLVAGDRRATAGNTVVYDRADKVLEIDRHSIMAIAGVPATAWEMARVLEHSFQFFRRTQLQEMSVDGKVRALSRLLRDNFGFVLQGAGIVVPIFATYDSGADPSARLYFYDAMGAQFEVADYAATGSGSPAVRGILYYENNWGKKPLLKLTEDEAVTVALRALDTAAESDTATGGVDRNAKIFPVIKVVSRDGISTLSEKRIAALFKRSVA from the coding sequence ATGGAACCGCCGGCCCTGGAGCTCGACCAGAATTCTTCTGGAGCGAGCGATGATTTTCCGACGCTGCTTCGCCGCCGCGGGCTTATCGCGGGCGCGCCGCCACCGATGGCCTCGGGGACTGCCGCGAACCCGGCCTGGGTCCCTACGCAGGCGACTACCATTCTGGCGTTCAAGTTCCAGGGCGGGGTCCTTGTCGCCGGGGATCGGCGCGCCACCGCCGGCAACACGGTTGTTTATGATCGGGCCGATAAAGTCCTGGAGATCGATCGGCATTCCATCATGGCGATCGCGGGCGTCCCGGCAACGGCGTGGGAAATGGCGCGGGTCCTGGAGCATTCCTTTCAATTTTTCCGGCGCACCCAATTGCAGGAGATGAGCGTGGACGGAAAAGTCCGCGCGCTTTCGCGACTGTTGCGGGACAATTTTGGATTCGTCCTCCAGGGCGCTGGTATCGTCGTGCCGATTTTCGCCACTTATGATTCCGGCGCGGATCCATCCGCCCGGCTTTATTTTTACGACGCCATGGGCGCGCAATTCGAGGTGGCTGATTACGCCGCCACCGGCTCGGGATCGCCGGCCGTCCGCGGAATTCTTTATTACGAGAACAACTGGGGGAAAAAACCGCTGCTCAAGCTAACGGAGGACGAGGCGGTCACGGTGGCATTACGCGCTCTCGACACGGCCGCCGAATCGGACACCGCCACAGGCGGTGTGGATCGGAACGCGAAAATATTCCCGGTGATCAAAGTCGTCTCGCGCGATGGGATCAGCACTTTGTCGGAGAAGCGGATCGCCGCCCTCTTTAAACGGAGCGTGGCATGA
- a CDS encoding N-acetylmuramoyl-L-alanine amidase, with the protein MTVSFVWLQLTSVPRGPRSEEPPPPPAAPFGLVVIDPGHGGKDSGTTKTGMVEKELTLDVARRVERLLQDRGLATLLTRADDTFVSLPGRVQAANEQAECVFVSIHFDEATRSAAAGVETYYAARKSSLPERVASWLPFLQRASLEPADVESQSLASFIQEALVARTQAVNRGTRPEQFFVITNVRHPAVLVEGGFLTNKDDVNKLTNGDYREQIAAAISDGVLRYRENLQEKQTPLAVDLPGAMNSESDLASKPNQP; encoded by the coding sequence ATGACCGTATCGTTCGTCTGGCTGCAACTCACGTCGGTTCCGCGCGGGCCTCGGTCTGAAGAGCCGCCCCCACCCCCCGCCGCTCCGTTCGGTCTCGTCGTTATCGATCCAGGACATGGCGGCAAGGATTCCGGAACGACGAAAACCGGGATGGTGGAAAAGGAACTGACTCTCGACGTCGCCCGCCGGGTCGAACGGCTGCTGCAGGATCGGGGACTCGCTACTTTGCTTACCCGGGCCGACGACACCTTTGTTTCCCTGCCGGGAAGGGTGCAGGCTGCCAACGAACAGGCGGAATGTGTTTTCGTGAGCATTCATTTTGATGAAGCAACGAGATCGGCCGCGGCCGGCGTCGAAACCTATTACGCGGCGCGGAAGAGTTCGCTCCCGGAGCGGGTGGCATCGTGGCTGCCGTTTCTTCAGCGCGCGTCGCTGGAGCCGGCAGACGTGGAAAGCCAGAGTCTGGCCAGCTTTATCCAGGAAGCGCTCGTGGCGCGGACCCAGGCGGTAAATCGCGGAACGCGCCCGGAACAATTCTTTGTCATCACTAATGTGCGCCATCCCGCGGTCCTGGTGGAAGGCGGTTTTCTGACCAACAAGGATGACGTCAACAAACTCACCAACGGGGATTACCGGGAGCAAATCGCCGCCGCGATCTCGGACGGAGTATTGCGGTATCGGGAGAATTTGCAGGAGAAACAAACACCGCTGGCGGTTGACCTTCCCGGGGCGATGAATAGCGAAAGCGATCTGGCGTCCAAACCAAATCAGCCATGA
- a CDS encoding peptidoglycan-binding domain-containing protein, producing the protein MNRRLLVTALFLLAAWSSARADQTVATVQQKLKDDGFYYGEITGQKDAETTAALRRYQIRNGLHITGEIDSETQRSLGIASKPGPTPPQPSNTPPPDRPRSPDESRGPKQTTPPPGPPQDPYDAEEAPSNEPGVPPQSPQGNANPFWGTPFVTAPPDVQRDVIIRAQVSLMRQGLYREGIDGIYGPGMSFALRTYQARIGLEPTGRLDVETLASLNLLPPPRPQRRLNPFYPRTYPPRPRFGPGGEPIYIPR; encoded by the coding sequence ATGAATCGAAGGCTTCTCGTGACAGCTCTGTTTCTCCTGGCCGCCTGGTCCTCGGCCCGGGCCGACCAGACCGTCGCGACGGTCCAGCAAAAACTGAAGGATGACGGGTTTTATTACGGAGAGATCACCGGTCAAAAAGACGCGGAAACGACCGCCGCGCTTCGCCGTTATCAGATTCGTAATGGGCTGCACATTACCGGCGAGATTGATTCCGAGACTCAACGGTCTCTCGGCATTGCCTCCAAGCCCGGTCCGACTCCGCCCCAACCTTCCAACACACCGCCACCGGACAGACCTCGTTCACCTGACGAATCTCGCGGTCCAAAACAAACAACACCCCCGCCGGGGCCGCCCCAGGATCCGTACGACGCGGAAGAGGCGCCGTCGAATGAACCCGGCGTCCCGCCCCAATCACCGCAGGGAAACGCGAATCCTTTTTGGGGCACTCCATTCGTAACCGCACCGCCGGACGTGCAGCGAGACGTAATCATTCGCGCACAGGTGAGTCTGATGCGCCAGGGGCTGTATCGGGAGGGAATTGACGGCATCTATGGCCCGGGGATGAGTTTCGCTCTTCGCACCTACCAGGCGCGAATCGGCCTGGAGCCCACGGGCCGTCTCGATGTGGAAACGCTCGCATCACTCAATCTTCTCCCGCCGCCGCGGCCTCAGCGTCGCCTGAATCCGTTTTATCCCCGGACCTACCCGCCGCGGCCTCGCTTCGGCCCGGGCGGTGAGCCCATCTACATTCCGCGCTGA
- a CDS encoding DUF3108 domain-containing protein, with translation MRPGLLSLFLLVCLGATASGASWEATLTASSPPTFPNPRPMQAKYSFGWSGFPGATADIRLSRTAGDRLQLEVTAHTIGLVRSLWKFDASHTSVVHGATLHPVEVKQVENVRNKKTVTELSFGPAGVTSKVTETPSKSPGPKVRKFDFANLFDLQSGLLYLRSQALQERSIQRIVVYPATSAYLATVTVLGRERLTVPAGTYNAIKLDLQLSKIGKERRLEPHRKFRHANAWISDDPDRLMLRIEAQIFVGTVFAELQSVEFDKAKP, from the coding sequence ATGAGACCCGGGTTGCTCTCGCTCTTTCTCCTGGTTTGCCTCGGCGCGACTGCGTCCGGCGCCTCCTGGGAGGCCACCCTGACTGCCTCCTCGCCTCCCACGTTCCCAAACCCGCGCCCGATGCAGGCCAAGTATAGCTTTGGCTGGAGCGGTTTCCCGGGTGCCACTGCGGACATACGCTTGAGCAGGACGGCCGGCGATCGCCTGCAGCTCGAGGTCACGGCTCACACGATCGGCCTGGTTCGATCGCTTTGGAAATTCGACGCCAGTCACACCTCGGTTGTGCACGGCGCGACGTTGCATCCCGTGGAGGTGAAGCAGGTCGAGAATGTGCGGAATAAGAAAACGGTGACCGAACTTTCCTTCGGACCGGCCGGCGTCACTTCCAAGGTCACCGAGACACCCTCGAAGAGTCCCGGACCGAAGGTGCGGAAATTTGATTTCGCGAACCTGTTCGATTTGCAATCGGGTTTGTTATATCTCCGCAGCCAGGCGCTCCAGGAACGGAGCATTCAGCGAATCGTCGTTTATCCCGCCACTTCTGCCTACCTGGCGACCGTGACGGTGCTTGGTCGTGAACGTCTCACCGTGCCCGCCGGCACTTACAACGCGATCAAACTGGATTTGCAATTGAGCAAGATCGGGAAGGAGCGACGGCTCGAGCCGCATCGAAAATTCCGGCACGCGAATGCATGGATCTCGGACGATCCCGACCGGCTAATGCTGAGAATAGAGGCGCAGATTTTTGTAGGAACGGTTTTCGCCGAGCTGCAGTCGGTCGAATTCGACAAAGCGAAGCCGTAG
- a CDS encoding OmpH family outer membrane protein, which yields MKKLLLLAAAAGLAFPVAGFAQGTLKVGTVDMNRAFKEYNKTKDSEKKINEAKDAAKKEYDDRAENYKKALEEINKLSQQLEAPALSADAKTAKAKERDEKISNIKNMEREINEFRQTRENQLQQQAMRMRENIIKEIKDIIMERVKSAGYDLVFDKSGPSMNGVEVLLYSKDNTDFTTDIITALNKKPATTTTEKPATEKPATSPAAAPATTPKKP from the coding sequence ATGAAAAAACTTCTTCTTCTCGCTGCGGCCGCCGGCCTCGCTTTTCCGGTCGCGGGCTTTGCTCAAGGCACTCTCAAAGTTGGTACTGTGGACATGAACCGCGCCTTCAAGGAGTACAACAAAACGAAGGATTCTGAGAAGAAGATCAACGAAGCCAAGGACGCCGCGAAGAAGGAATACGACGATCGCGCCGAGAACTACAAGAAGGCCCTCGAAGAAATCAACAAGCTCAGCCAGCAGCTTGAAGCTCCCGCTTTGAGCGCGGATGCGAAAACAGCCAAGGCCAAGGAGCGGGACGAGAAGATCTCGAACATCAAGAACATGGAACGCGAGATCAATGAGTTTCGGCAAACTCGCGAGAACCAGCTGCAACAGCAGGCGATGCGGATGCGGGAAAACATCATCAAGGAAATTAAAGACATCATCATGGAGCGGGTGAAATCCGCCGGCTACGACCTCGTTTTTGATAAGTCCGGCCCGAGCATGAATGGCGTCGAGGTGCTCCTGTATTCCAAGGACAACACCGATTTCACAACCGACATCATCACGGCCCTCAATAAGAAACCGGCGACTACGACAACCGAAAAGCCGGCCACGGAAAAACCGGCCACCAGCCCGGCGGCCGCCCCGGCCACTACTCCGAAAAAGCCGTAA
- the bamA gene encoding outer membrane protein assembly factor BamA codes for MIHFVGPTRRRIQAALLGVIVAFLATLSGQGQTAPQSQGPPIISSVEVQYVGPQTISREKVLAQIRTKPGQPYSEAVVEQDIKALYQTGAVQNVRIFGQADGERVKVMVVLQTRSLVNEIEIEGAERVGAKKLRKMIDLKINGPLTEEELEKGRQKIIETYQAKGFTDIDVKFRVDTDDAHGTSRVVYTITEGAKGAVSAIRFEGNTKFPDKVLRKQMKTKGKTLYSFIDKSGRLDETQLEQDINAVREWYQDHGYIDVEVKEVRRERINGKLNLTVVLVEGPIYHVGKLTITGQKVASGDKIRALMKMKEGGIYSPKQVREDSKKIADAYGSGGYVDLQVTPQGVPAGEGRIDVHYTIQEGGPSFVQRINIIGNTRTKDKVIRREVLIAPGDILNSVRVETTKKRLDNLGYFAKVETYPEDTGVTGRKDLIIQVEEKRTGSLNFGAGFSTIDQLVGFIEMTQGNFDIMNWPNFTGAGQKFRARLQYGNTRKDIILSLTEPYFLDRRLSLGGDVYYREADYLSSVYAQRNYGTSFEMRKAIGSFMSASLGYRLEVTELFDVAAGVSDAILKEQGSSTKSQITSMIVHSTLDNPFLSRRGHRISVTPYIAGGFLGGSEQIYGLNIEARQYFRLYKDSILVFAGSFGAVDTWGDGDRVRIYDRLFLGGANDLRGFDYRDVGPKDINGEPLGGQTEAAFTIEYTMPIIEKARAAVFYDTGFVNARPWDFNTDHVVSDVGVGLRLDLPIGPLRIDYGIPIIKDRNGGGGKFNFNVGYQF; via the coding sequence ATGATACATTTTGTCGGTCCGACCCGTCGCCGAATACAGGCAGCCCTCCTGGGCGTCATTGTGGCCTTTCTGGCGACTTTAAGCGGTCAGGGGCAAACCGCGCCCCAAAGCCAGGGTCCGCCCATCATCAGTTCTGTGGAGGTCCAATACGTTGGTCCGCAGACGATTTCGCGCGAGAAAGTCCTGGCCCAAATCCGCACCAAACCCGGGCAGCCCTATTCCGAGGCCGTCGTCGAGCAGGACATCAAAGCTCTCTACCAGACTGGTGCCGTCCAAAACGTCCGGATCTTCGGGCAGGCGGACGGTGAGCGAGTCAAAGTCATGGTCGTTCTCCAGACGCGTTCGCTGGTGAATGAAATTGAGATCGAAGGCGCCGAGCGGGTCGGGGCAAAAAAACTGAGAAAAATGATCGACCTCAAGATCAACGGCCCGTTGACCGAAGAAGAGCTCGAAAAGGGACGCCAGAAGATCATTGAAACCTACCAGGCCAAGGGCTTCACCGACATCGACGTCAAATTCCGGGTCGATACCGACGATGCCCACGGAACATCGCGCGTCGTTTACACGATCACCGAAGGAGCCAAGGGCGCCGTCAGCGCCATTCGCTTCGAAGGGAACACGAAATTTCCCGACAAGGTTCTGCGCAAGCAGATGAAAACGAAGGGCAAGACGCTTTATTCATTTATCGATAAATCGGGACGGCTCGATGAGACCCAGCTCGAGCAGGACATCAACGCCGTTCGCGAATGGTACCAGGACCACGGTTACATCGATGTGGAGGTCAAAGAGGTCCGCCGGGAGCGCATTAACGGTAAATTGAATCTTACCGTCGTCCTGGTGGAAGGACCGATTTACCACGTCGGCAAGTTAACCATTACCGGCCAGAAAGTGGCGAGCGGCGACAAGATTCGCGCCCTCATGAAGATGAAAGAGGGCGGCATTTATTCGCCGAAACAGGTTCGTGAAGATTCGAAGAAAATCGCGGACGCGTACGGAAGCGGCGGTTATGTGGACTTGCAGGTGACCCCGCAGGGAGTCCCGGCCGGCGAGGGGCGGATCGACGTCCACTATACCATCCAGGAGGGCGGGCCTTCCTTTGTTCAGCGCATCAACATTATTGGAAACACCCGCACGAAAGACAAAGTGATCCGCCGGGAAGTCTTGATCGCGCCGGGCGACATTCTCAACAGCGTCCGCGTCGAAACGACCAAGAAGCGGCTCGATAACCTCGGATATTTCGCGAAGGTCGAAACCTATCCGGAAGACACGGGCGTAACCGGGCGCAAGGATCTTATTATTCAGGTGGAAGAGAAGCGGACCGGCTCGCTCAACTTCGGCGCCGGCTTCAGCACCATCGATCAACTGGTCGGTTTCATCGAAATGACTCAGGGAAATTTCGACATCATGAACTGGCCAAATTTCACCGGGGCCGGTCAAAAGTTTCGCGCCCGCCTCCAATACGGGAACACCCGTAAAGACATCATCCTTTCGCTGACCGAACCGTATTTTCTCGATCGCCGCCTTTCGCTTGGGGGTGATGTTTATTACCGCGAGGCCGATTATCTCAGTTCAGTTTACGCGCAGCGAAATTACGGGACCTCGTTCGAAATGCGAAAGGCCATCGGCAGTTTCATGTCGGCCAGCCTGGGATATCGCCTCGAAGTGACGGAGCTATTCGATGTCGCCGCCGGTGTCTCGGATGCGATTTTGAAGGAGCAAGGCTCGTCCACGAAGAGCCAGATCACTTCGATGATTGTTCACAGCACCCTTGATAATCCTTTCCTGAGCCGCCGCGGGCACCGCATTTCCGTGACTCCCTACATTGCCGGGGGCTTTCTCGGCGGAAGCGAGCAGATCTACGGTTTGAACATCGAAGCCCGGCAGTATTTCCGTCTCTATAAAGACTCCATTTTGGTGTTCGCCGGCTCGTTCGGCGCCGTCGATACCTGGGGCGACGGAGATCGCGTGCGGATTTACGACCGGCTCTTCCTGGGAGGCGCGAACGATTTGCGCGGCTTTGATTACCGCGATGTCGGTCCGAAGGATATCAACGGCGAGCCGTTGGGCGGCCAGACTGAGGCGGCCTTCACCATCGAATACACCATGCCAATCATCGAAAAGGCCCGTGCCGCCGTTTTTTACGATACCGGTTTTGTGAACGCCCGGCCGTGGGATTTCAATACCGACCACGTTGTTTCCGACGTCGGCGTGGGACTGCGACTTGACCTTCCCATCGGCCCTCTGCGGATCGATTATGGCATTCCCATCATCAAAGATCGCAATGGCGGAGGCGGGAAATTCAACTTTAATGTCGGTTATCAATTTTGA
- the mqnC gene encoding cyclic dehypoxanthinyl futalosine synthase, producing MVALSEKSLTDKVLAGERISGAEALELYRRPLPELGVLANARRDLAKGASYDRRGREIVTYIIDRNINYTNVCNVYCKFCAFYRTEKDEDHYVLSREQLDQKLDELSAAGGVQILMQGGHHPGLSFDWYLELLRHIREKYPHINIHGFSPPELQHFAHLFGMPLREVISQFKAAGLGSIPGGGGEILVDRVRDRISPLKCNSDAWLEVMQTAHELGLKSSATMMFGHVETIADRIEHLQRLRDQQDKSGGFTAFICWTFQPQNTVLKVKQPTGVSEYLRMQALSRIFLDNFANVQSSWVTQGPDIGQVALKYGANDFGSVMMEENVVSSAGTTFRLDSAQIETLIRDAGYEPRRRNNWYELLN from the coding sequence GTGGTCGCATTATCGGAGAAATCGCTCACGGACAAAGTGCTGGCGGGGGAACGAATTTCCGGCGCCGAAGCGCTCGAGCTCTATCGGCGGCCGCTGCCGGAGCTGGGGGTGCTCGCCAATGCCCGGCGCGACCTGGCGAAGGGCGCCAGTTATGATCGGCGCGGCCGCGAGATCGTCACTTACATCATCGATCGCAACATCAACTACACCAACGTCTGCAACGTTTACTGCAAGTTCTGCGCGTTCTATCGCACCGAAAAAGACGAAGATCATTATGTGCTCAGCCGGGAGCAGCTCGACCAAAAACTCGACGAACTTTCCGCGGCGGGCGGTGTTCAAATCCTGATGCAGGGGGGGCACCATCCAGGGCTGTCGTTCGATTGGTACCTCGAATTGCTCCGGCACATCCGCGAAAAATATCCCCACATAAACATCCACGGCTTCAGCCCGCCGGAACTCCAGCATTTCGCGCATCTTTTTGGGATGCCGCTGCGCGAAGTGATCTCACAATTCAAAGCGGCCGGGCTTGGATCGATCCCCGGCGGCGGCGGCGAGATCCTGGTCGATCGGGTGCGGGACCGGATTTCACCCCTCAAATGCAATTCCGACGCGTGGCTGGAGGTGATGCAGACCGCGCACGAGCTCGGTCTGAAATCGAGCGCAACCATGATGTTCGGCCATGTGGAGACGATCGCAGACCGGATCGAACATTTGCAGCGCCTGCGCGATCAGCAGGACAAGAGCGGCGGGTTCACGGCATTTATCTGCTGGACCTTCCAGCCGCAGAACACGGTGCTAAAAGTGAAACAGCCCACCGGCGTGTCCGAATATTTGCGCATGCAGGCGCTCAGCCGGATTTTCCTGGATAACTTCGCCAACGTCCAGAGTTCGTGGGTAACGCAGGGGCCGGACATCGGCCAGGTGGCGCTGAAGTACGGGGCGAACGACTTCGGCTCGGTCATGATGGAGGAGAATGTCGTGAGCAGCGCCGGCACGACTTTCCGGCTGGATTCGGCGCAAATTGAAACCCTGATTCGGGATGCGGGCTATGAGCCACGGCGCAGGAATAATTGGTACGAGCTCTTGAATTAG
- a CDS encoding FAD-dependent oxidoreductase yields MKRRVAIVGAGVSGLTCGVLFAENGFETSILAEQMGDETNSAAAAAIWYPYDVGAGAEIIPWALASRRHFLELARRPDTGVSVTELRVFSRLGPIEPPAWAQSFPTRALASREIPAAFGNGFSIEVPLIETGKYLEYLAARLTTARGSLSSGTRFDKLEEIDAAFDLIVNCAGIGARELAPDPEMEPHRGQVAVVQKFDLAYAVVCDDPPLMYAIPRSNDCVIGGTNDVSDDRTPDPRTTAQLITECERVLGRPTPPLIRERVGLRPSRSSGVRVAAGKLRDSRTVIHNYGHGGAGFTLSWGCAETVLGLATA; encoded by the coding sequence ATGAAACGACGTGTGGCCATTGTCGGCGCAGGAGTCTCGGGCCTGACCTGCGGGGTACTCTTCGCCGAGAACGGGTTTGAGACTTCCATTCTCGCGGAACAGATGGGCGATGAAACCAATTCCGCCGCCGCGGCCGCGATCTGGTACCCGTACGATGTCGGCGCCGGCGCGGAAATCATTCCGTGGGCTCTCGCCAGTCGCCGTCATTTTCTCGAGCTCGCGCGCCGCCCCGATACCGGGGTGTCAGTCACGGAACTCCGCGTCTTCTCCCGGCTCGGCCCGATTGAACCGCCAGCCTGGGCGCAGTCTTTTCCGACCCGCGCGCTCGCCTCCCGGGAGATCCCAGCCGCCTTTGGGAACGGCTTTTCGATTGAAGTGCCGTTGATTGAAACCGGCAAATATCTCGAATATCTCGCGGCCCGCCTCACGACTGCCCGCGGCTCGCTCAGCAGCGGGACTCGTTTCGACAAGCTGGAGGAAATCGACGCCGCCTTTGACCTGATCGTCAATTGCGCCGGCATCGGAGCGCGCGAGCTGGCGCCCGATCCTGAAATGGAACCACATCGCGGCCAGGTCGCGGTCGTCCAAAAGTTCGACCTGGCTTACGCCGTCGTCTGCGATGACCCGCCGTTAATGTACGCCATCCCGCGATCGAACGATTGCGTGATCGGCGGCACGAATGACGTGAGCGACGACCGCACGCCCGATCCCAGAACAACCGCGCAGCTCATCACCGAATGCGAACGAGTCCTCGGCCGGCCAACGCCGCCTTTGATCCGCGAACGCGTCGGCTTGCGTCCGAGCCGCTCCAGCGGCGTTCGCGTCGCGGCGGGAAAACTGCGCGACAGCCGCACGGTCATCCACAACTACGGCCACGGCGGCGCCGGTTTTACCCTGTCGTGGGGTTGCGCGGAAACCGTTCTCGGGTTGGCTACGGCATAA
- a CDS encoding alpha/beta hydrolase, with the protein MKAQLGLAALLFSAAVATAAESRGVSRTAQLDGAKVHYTDYGTGENALLFVHGWACDETFWSGQAAALAEKYHVITIDLPGHGQSDKPQIAYTMPLYARAIDAVLTDAKVKSATLIGHSNGTPVIWQFYRKYPAKTRALVIVDGGLRPFLNKEAMEKFVAELKGPSYADNVGKLIDNMTSPIQDAAMREKIKTSMLKTPQYVAVPEFEATVDDALWKPDKINVPVLMVLAKQPLWSAEYEQFARGIVPDLDYQVWEKVSHFLMMEQPERFNRALVAFLEKHKLMP; encoded by the coding sequence ATGAAGGCACAGCTCGGCTTGGCCGCGTTGTTGTTTTCCGCAGCGGTCGCCACCGCGGCGGAATCGCGCGGAGTTTCACGAACGGCCCAACTCGACGGGGCAAAGGTCCATTACACGGATTACGGCACCGGGGAAAACGCGCTTCTCTTCGTTCACGGCTGGGCGTGTGACGAAACCTTCTGGTCCGGACAGGCGGCAGCGCTCGCGGAGAAGTATCACGTCATCACGATCGACTTGCCCGGACATGGCCAAAGCGATAAGCCGCAGATCGCTTATACGATGCCTTTGTATGCGCGGGCCATCGACGCGGTGCTAACCGACGCCAAAGTGAAATCGGCGACCTTGATCGGCCACAGCAATGGGACGCCGGTGATTTGGCAATTTTACCGAAAGTATCCGGCGAAAACACGGGCACTGGTCATCGTGGATGGCGGGTTGCGGCCGTTTTTGAACAAGGAGGCGATGGAGAAATTCGTCGCGGAATTGAAAGGGCCGAGCTATGCGGACAACGTCGGCAAACTGATCGATAACATGACGAGTCCGATTCAGGACGCGGCAATGCGCGAGAAGATCAAGACCTCCATGCTGAAAACGCCGCAATATGTGGCGGTCCCGGAGTTCGAGGCGACGGTCGATGACGCGTTATGGAAGCCGGACAAGATCAACGTTCCGGTGCTTATGGTTCTGGCGAAGCAACCGCTTTGGTCGGCCGAATACGAACAGTTCGCGCGCGGGATCGTGCCCGATCTGGATTATCAGGTCTGGGAGAAGGTCAGCCATTTTCTGATGATGGAACAGCCGGAGCGATTCAACCGCGCTCTGGTCGCGTTTCTCGAAAAGCACAAGCTTATGCCGTAG
- a CDS encoding beta/gamma crystallin-related protein: MRLVPKTELAPENGCIIDTKWKVGPLSYHACASITGQVHAAHNAPMPELVIFDHVGFKGAACRTNLSFHFLGDFWNDRISSLIIVSGVWRFYRDEYYKGDHWDLGPGFYECFFKDKGPDDVISSFQAIELT, translated from the coding sequence ATGAGACTAGTACCCAAGACCGAACTGGCGCCGGAGAATGGCTGTATCATCGACACGAAGTGGAAGGTGGGCCCGTTAAGTTACCACGCCTGCGCGAGCATTACCGGGCAGGTGCACGCGGCGCACAACGCGCCCATGCCGGAACTCGTGATCTTCGACCACGTTGGATTCAAAGGGGCTGCCTGCCGCACGAACCTCAGCTTTCATTTCCTGGGCGATTTTTGGAACGACCGCATCAGTTCGCTCATCATCGTCAGCGGCGTCTGGCGGTTTTATCGCGACGAATATTACAAGGGCGACCATTGGGATCTGGGCCCCGGGTTCTACGAGTGCTTTTTCAAGGACAAAGGCCCGGACGACGTCATTAGCTCCTTCCAGGCGATCGAGCTGACGTAA